In Synechocystis sp. PCC 6714, the following are encoded in one genomic region:
- a CDS encoding class I SAM-dependent methyltransferase yields the protein MATIFRTWSYQYPWVYALVSRLATLNVGGEKRFHQLPLRGLVISPGQKVLDLCCGGGQATAHLVQTGATVVGLDASPKALAKAKTNVPQATYVQGLAEDLPFGDQEFDLVHTSVALHEMNPEQLEGIISGVERVLKSGGIFTLVDLHRPSNWLFWPPLAIFMGLFETETAWQLINTDLVALLEQAGFTVVNHSLYAGGSLQVIQARADKVETKL from the coding sequence ATGGCAACTATTTTCCGCACTTGGAGTTATCAATATCCTTGGGTCTATGCTTTGGTTTCCCGCCTCGCTACCTTAAACGTGGGGGGAGAAAAGCGTTTTCACCAATTACCGTTACGGGGTTTAGTAATTTCCCCAGGTCAAAAAGTTTTGGACCTCTGTTGTGGGGGCGGCCAGGCCACTGCCCACTTGGTACAAACTGGAGCCACTGTGGTGGGACTCGATGCTTCCCCCAAAGCCTTGGCCAAGGCAAAAACTAACGTGCCCCAAGCCACCTATGTGCAGGGTTTAGCTGAGGATTTACCCTTTGGGGATCAAGAGTTTGATCTAGTGCATACCAGTGTGGCTTTGCACGAAATGAACCCAGAACAACTAGAGGGCATTATTAGCGGGGTGGAAAGGGTGCTGAAATCTGGGGGCATTTTCACCTTGGTGGATTTGCATCGCCCCAGCAATTGGCTATTTTGGCCCCCTTTGGCTATTTTCATGGGTTTGTTTGAAACGGAAACGGCCTGGCAGTTAATCAACACAGACTTAGTCGCATTACTGGAACAAGCTGGCTTTACCGTTGTCAACCATAGTCTCTATGCCGGGGGCAGTCTACAAGTAATTCAAGCCAGGGCGGATAAAGTTGAAACCAAACTCTAA
- a CDS encoding HEAT repeat domain-containing protein: MEGNTATAPEIEQLIQAVETADSAEKLVGAVRALAATRSPLAVPPLTTVLRYNNPGAAVAAVDGLIEIGDAAMPHLLANMDGYNYGARAWATRACAGIGDPRALELLQEAALTDFALSVRRAAAKGLGFLRWQTLPPEEQGNVQKIIYETLIKVCADPEWVVRYGAIAGLENLAKQAPHYHQPLRDFLRSFVEQEPEAIVKERINWALENIAQA, translated from the coding sequence ATGGAGGGTAACACCGCAACGGCTCCAGAAATAGAGCAATTAATTCAGGCAGTGGAAACCGCAGACTCGGCCGAGAAGTTGGTAGGGGCAGTACGGGCTTTGGCGGCAACCCGATCGCCATTGGCAGTGCCTCCATTGACCACGGTATTGCGTTACAACAATCCGGGGGCGGCCGTAGCGGCGGTGGATGGGCTGATCGAAATCGGGGATGCGGCTATGCCCCATTTACTGGCCAATATGGACGGCTACAACTATGGGGCCAGGGCCTGGGCCACCCGGGCCTGTGCGGGCATTGGCGATCCAAGGGCGTTAGAACTTTTGCAGGAAGCAGCTTTGACGGATTTTGCCCTGAGTGTACGGCGGGCGGCGGCCAAGGGTCTTGGTTTTCTCCGTTGGCAAACTTTACCGCCAGAGGAACAGGGAAATGTACAAAAAATCATTTACGAAACTTTAATCAAAGTTTGTGCTGATCCAGAATGGGTAGTGCGCTATGGGGCGATCGCCGGTTTGGAAAATTTAGCTAAGCAGGCCCCCCATTATCACCAACCCCTAAGGGATTTTCTCCGGTCTTTTGTAGAGCAAGAACCAGAGGCGATCGTTAAAGAACGGATTAATTGGGCCTTGGAAAATATCGCCCAAGCCTAA
- the hemH gene encoding ferrochelatase: MGRVGVLLLNLGGPEKLEDVRPFLFNLFADPEIIRLPFPWLQKPLAWLISTLRAKKSQANYAEIGGGSPLLQITEAQASALMTHLDRLGQNAKVYIGMRYWHPFTEEAIEEIKGDRLQRLVILPLYPHFSISTSGSSFRVLEEMWRSDPSLRQLDYTLIPSWYDHPGYLQAMADLIAEELKKFPNPDQAHIFFSAHGVPQSYVDEAGDPYQAEIEACTRLIMRTLDRPNQYTLAYQSRVGPVEWLKPYTEQALQELGAEGVNDLLVVPISFVSEHIETLQEIDIEYREIAEEAGINNFQRVPALNTHPVFIDALAQMVLDSLNDPPCTFETVPHPKKNMKMYPQERWEWGLTTAAEVWNGRLAMLGFIALLVELISGQGPLHFVGLL; this comes from the coding sequence ATGGGTCGTGTTGGGGTCTTACTGCTAAATCTTGGCGGACCGGAGAAGTTAGAGGATGTACGCCCCTTCCTTTTTAACCTGTTTGCGGATCCAGAAATTATTCGTCTGCCTTTTCCCTGGTTGCAGAAACCCCTGGCATGGCTAATTTCTACCCTGCGGGCGAAAAAATCCCAGGCTAACTATGCTGAAATTGGCGGTGGTTCTCCTTTACTGCAGATTACCGAAGCCCAAGCCTCTGCCTTGATGACTCATCTTGATCGTCTCGGCCAGAATGCAAAGGTTTACATTGGCATGCGCTACTGGCATCCTTTCACCGAAGAGGCCATTGAAGAAATTAAGGGCGATCGCCTGCAAAGGTTGGTGATTTTACCTCTGTATCCCCATTTTTCCATTAGTACCAGTGGTTCTAGCTTCCGGGTTTTGGAAGAGATGTGGCGCAGTGATCCGAGTCTGCGGCAGTTGGACTACACCCTCATTCCTTCCTGGTACGATCACCCTGGTTACCTCCAAGCCATGGCGGACTTAATTGCCGAAGAGTTAAAAAAATTTCCCAATCCAGACCAAGCCCATATTTTTTTCAGTGCCCACGGCGTGCCCCAAAGTTATGTGGACGAAGCGGGAGACCCCTACCAAGCGGAAATTGAGGCCTGTACCCGTTTAATTATGCGGACCTTAGATCGTCCCAATCAATACACCCTGGCTTATCAAAGTCGGGTGGGCCCCGTGGAGTGGCTCAAACCTTATACAGAACAGGCTTTGCAGGAACTGGGAGCCGAAGGGGTAAACGATTTATTGGTGGTGCCCATTAGTTTTGTTTCTGAACATATTGAAACCTTGCAAGAGATCGACATTGAGTACCGGGAAATTGCCGAGGAAGCCGGCATTAATAATTTTCAACGGGTGCCAGCCCTGAACACCCATCCGGTTTTCATCGATGCCCTGGCCCAGATGGTGCTGGATTCCCTCAATGATCCTCCCTGTACCTTTGAAACGGTGCCCCATCCGAAAAAGAACATGAAAATGTATCCCCAGGAACGCTGGGAATGGGGTTTGACCACAGCGGCGGAGGTGTGGAATGGCCGCTTAGCTATGTTGGGATTCATTGCCCTATTGGTGGAACTGATCAGCGGCCAAGGGCCGTTACATTTTGTCGGCTTGCTTTAG
- a CDS encoding elongation factor G has product MNNPSNESLRNVAIVGPYGSGKTTLLESILWVSGSITRKGSIKDGNTVSDSSPEAKARQMSVEVSIAGIDYEGLRLNFLDCPGSIEFAQETYGALIGAGTAVIVCEADVSRVMTLAPLLKFLDDWTIPHLVFINKMERAKQPFGEVLQALKTVSSRPLIPQQYPIYQGEELRGYIDLITEQAYQYHNGSAADPIALPPELAGAEHKARQEMLEALADFDDRLLEELMEEVEPAQAEIEADFKQELGADLIVPVVIGVAEQDFGVRPLLDVLIKEASDPSVTADRRGLSTDGSGPVIAQVLKTYFTPQGRLSLARIWQGTLQDSDSLNGQRLGGIYRLFGGQQTPVQTATVGEIVGLARLENVRTGTTLSTVEVEPLPFVDPLPPLYGLAIAPEQRKDEVKLSAALAKLVEEDPSLTWEQNSETQEVILWGQGEIHLKVALERLQRQYKLPMVSQQPQVPYKETIRKATEIHGRYKHQTGGHGAFGDVYLTIKPLERGVGFSFSETIVGGVVPKQYIPGVEMGVREYLEKGPLGYPVVDLAVTLTDGSYHNVDSSEQAFKQAARLGMAEGMPQCNPVLLEPILSVNVTTPTEFTSRVLQLVSGHRGQILGYEGRSDWKSWDQVTAHLPQAEMQNFIIELRSLTLGVGTFTWQYDHLQEVPDRFMPNH; this is encoded by the coding sequence ATGAACAACCCCAGCAATGAATCCCTCCGCAACGTGGCCATTGTCGGCCCCTATGGCAGTGGCAAAACCACTTTGCTCGAAAGTATTTTGTGGGTTAGTGGCAGTATCACCCGCAAGGGTAGTATTAAAGACGGCAATACGGTGAGTGATAGTAGTCCCGAAGCTAAGGCTCGCCAAATGAGTGTGGAGGTAAGCATTGCAGGCATTGATTACGAAGGTTTGCGCCTAAATTTCCTTGATTGTCCAGGCTCCATCGAATTTGCCCAGGAAACCTATGGGGCTTTGATCGGGGCTGGCACAGCAGTGATCGTCTGTGAGGCCGACGTAAGTCGAGTGATGACCTTAGCCCCTTTGCTTAAGTTTTTGGATGATTGGACCATTCCCCATCTGGTTTTCATTAACAAAATGGAGCGGGCAAAGCAACCCTTTGGAGAAGTGTTGCAGGCGTTAAAAACTGTTTCTTCTCGGCCCCTGATTCCCCAACAATATCCTATTTACCAAGGGGAAGAATTACGGGGCTATATTGATCTGATCACAGAGCAGGCCTATCAATACCACAATGGCAGTGCCGCCGATCCCATTGCTTTACCGCCAGAATTAGCCGGGGCAGAACACAAAGCTCGCCAGGAAATGTTGGAGGCGTTGGCGGATTTTGACGATCGCCTGTTGGAGGAGTTGATGGAGGAGGTGGAACCGGCCCAAGCGGAAATTGAAGCGGACTTCAAACAGGAGTTGGGGGCGGATTTAATTGTACCGGTGGTCATTGGGGTGGCGGAACAGGATTTTGGTGTACGACCATTGCTGGATGTGTTGATCAAAGAGGCTTCTGATCCCAGTGTTACGGCCGATCGCCGGGGTTTAAGCACCGATGGTTCGGGGCCTGTCATTGCCCAGGTGTTGAAAACCTATTTCACTCCCCAGGGTCGGTTATCCCTGGCCCGCATTTGGCAAGGCACATTGCAGGATTCCGATAGTCTTAACGGCCAACGGTTGGGGGGAATTTACCGTTTATTTGGCGGCCAACAAACTCCCGTGCAAACGGCCACTGTGGGGGAAATCGTCGGCTTAGCCCGTTTGGAAAATGTTCGGACTGGCACAACCCTTTCCACCGTAGAAGTGGAACCTTTGCCCTTTGTTGATCCCCTGCCCCCGCTCTATGGCCTGGCGATCGCCCCGGAACAACGCAAGGATGAGGTCAAACTCAGCGCTGCTTTGGCCAAACTAGTGGAAGAAGACCCCTCTTTAACCTGGGAACAGAACAGTGAAACCCAGGAAGTCATCCTTTGGGGCCAGGGGGAAATTCACCTCAAAGTGGCTTTGGAACGGTTGCAAAGACAATATAAACTGCCCATGGTCAGCCAGCAACCCCAAGTTCCCTATAAAGAAACCATCCGTAAAGCCACAGAAATTCACGGCCGTTACAAGCATCAAACTGGTGGCCATGGCGCCTTTGGGGATGTTTATCTCACCATTAAACCGTTGGAGCGGGGAGTCGGCTTTAGCTTTAGCGAAACCATTGTGGGGGGCGTAGTGCCCAAACAGTACATCCCTGGGGTGGAAATGGGGGTCCGGGAATATCTGGAAAAAGGCCCCTTGGGTTACCCGGTGGTGGATTTAGCCGTTACGTTAACCGATGGTTCCTACCACAACGTTGATAGTTCCGAACAGGCCTTTAAACAGGCGGCCCGCCTAGGTATGGCGGAGGGAATGCCCCAATGTAATCCGGTGCTGTTGGAGCCAATTTTGAGCGTTAACGTCACCACCCCAACGGAATTTACTTCCCGGGTGTTGCAATTGGTGAGCGGCCACCGGGGCCAAATTCTCGGCTACGAAGGGCGATCGGACTGGAAAAGTTGGGATCAAGTCACAGCCCATTTACCCCAAGCAGAAATGCAGAATTTCATTATTGAGTTACGTTCCCTCACCCTGGGGGTGGGTACTTTTACTTGGCAATATGATCATCTCCAGGAGGTGCCCGATAGGTTTATGCCCAATCACTAA
- the purM gene encoding phosphoribosylformylglycinamidine cyclo-ligase → MDYRQAGVDVEAGREFVSRIRQQVESTFRPEVIGGIGGFAGLFEIPAGYKAPVLVSGTDGVGTKLKIAQAMDRHHTIGIDLVAMCVNDILTTGAEPLYFLDYLATGKLEPAQLADVVTGIVEGCKQSGCALLGGETAEMPGFYGAGEYDAAGFAVGIVEKAQLLNGSQVQIGDVAIAVESSGVHSNGFSLVRKIIDSNGWQWSDCLPGWGRKSLGEIFLEPTRIYVKPIQALLKSGINVHGMAHITGGGLPENLPRCLGPGQSVQVKAGSWQPLPVFNWLAEKGQVNPTAMLETFNLGVGFVVIVAPDQGQATLDFFQGQGLVANPIGEVIEGDGAFVWLD, encoded by the coding sequence ATGGATTATCGGCAAGCGGGTGTGGATGTGGAAGCGGGACGGGAATTTGTCAGCCGCATTCGGCAGCAGGTGGAAAGCACTTTTCGCCCGGAGGTGATCGGGGGCATTGGCGGTTTCGCCGGGTTGTTTGAAATTCCCGCTGGTTACAAAGCACCGGTGCTGGTTTCTGGCACGGATGGGGTGGGCACTAAGTTAAAAATTGCCCAGGCCATGGACCGGCACCACACCATTGGCATTGATTTAGTGGCCATGTGCGTAAACGATATTCTGACCACGGGGGCGGAACCCCTATATTTTCTCGACTATTTAGCGACAGGTAAACTAGAACCAGCCCAACTAGCAGATGTGGTGACGGGCATTGTGGAGGGGTGTAAGCAATCTGGCTGTGCCCTGTTGGGGGGAGAAACGGCGGAAATGCCTGGCTTTTATGGAGCGGGGGAATATGATGCGGCGGGCTTTGCGGTGGGCATTGTGGAAAAAGCCCAACTTCTAAACGGCTCCCAGGTACAAATTGGCGACGTGGCGATCGCCGTGGAGAGTTCCGGGGTCCACAGTAATGGCTTTAGTCTGGTGCGAAAAATCATCGACAGTAACGGTTGGCAATGGTCCGATTGTTTACCCGGGTGGGGGCGCAAGTCTTTGGGAGAAATCTTCCTAGAACCTACCAGGATCTATGTCAAACCCATCCAAGCGTTACTGAAGTCGGGCATTAACGTCCACGGCATGGCCCATATTACCGGCGGCGGACTACCGGAAAATCTACCCCGCTGTTTGGGGCCAGGACAGTCAGTTCAAGTTAAAGCTGGAAGTTGGCAACCCTTACCTGTATTTAACTGGTTGGCGGAAAAGGGGCAAGTTAATCCCACTGCCATGTTGGAAACCTTTAACCTCGGCGTGGGTTTTGTCGTCATCGTTGCCCCCGACCAAGGCCAAGCTACCCTCGACTTTTTCCAGGGCCAAGGGTTGGTAGCTAATCCCATTGGCGAGGTGATAGAAGGCGATGGTGCTTTTGTCTGGCTAGATTAG
- a CDS encoding sulfite exporter TauE/SafE family protein: protein MSLSFVAIVSFIVLGLLAGFASGLIGIGGGLIIVPVLVFGFGFTQHLAQGTTLALMVPPIGIAAAWTYYQKGDVDIRVAVLICVGFVLGSLFGARVATSISNELLGRIFGGAMLVIALKMIWGR from the coding sequence ATGTCTCTAAGTTTTGTGGCCATTGTTAGTTTCATTGTTTTAGGTCTACTGGCCGGCTTTGCTAGCGGTTTAATTGGCATTGGTGGCGGGCTAATTATTGTGCCAGTGCTGGTGTTTGGTTTTGGTTTTACCCAACATCTAGCCCAGGGCACAACCCTAGCCCTAATGGTTCCCCCCATTGGCATAGCGGCGGCTTGGACCTACTACCAAAAAGGAGATGTGGATATCAGAGTGGCAGTACTGATTTGTGTCGGGTTTGTGCTGGGCAGTCTTTTTGGGGCCAGGGTGGCCACCAGTATTTCCAATGAATTGCTGGGGCGAATCTTTGGCGGAGCCATGTTGGTCATTGCCCTAAAAATGATCTGGGGCAGATAA